DNA from Felis catus isolate Fca126 chromosome B3, F.catus_Fca126_mat1.0, whole genome shotgun sequence:
TGTCAGATACAACACATGAAATCCAAATACCTTAGTACAAAGTTTATGAGTTTATGAAATCTGTGTAACACAAGAAATGGGGCAATATAAACTCATCTGGAATTGAGGAAACAGGAAGGGGATATGATGCAAGCAAGGGtacttcaatgtttatttatttttgagagagagtgagcgtgcatgcatgtgagcaggggaagggccaagagggagacacaggatctgaagcaggctctgggctctgagctattagcacagagcccaacgtggcactcgaactcacgagctgtgatatcatgacttgagtcaaagttgaacgtttaactgactgagccactcaggcacccccacaagGGCACTTCAAAAACAAAGTACGGCCTACTTATTTGACCCCAAAGTACAAAGTTGCCTGTGCCGTACTTATATTTTTGTCACATCTCCTTTAATAGATTATATGCTATTTGaggacaagatttcattttaatcatCTTTGTAACCATAATGTACAATTATACAATTATGGTacagaagacaagaaaataaatgggatGGATAAAACATATAAGATGTGTTtagaatagataaataagttACTACGAAGTGGAGCCTGCATGTACCTAAACAAATGGACAGAGACAGCAGGACAAAAAGGGACACAAGATTCAAGAGGCACTAAATATATGAggcacatataaaatatataggacATACTACATATATACAAGGCATTCAACATTAATGAGAACTTGAATAAGCCACTCACTGGTGACATCCTTTTGTCCTCTGCCGAATAAAACCATCTAATAGGGtaatgagtgagtgaatgctACTAGCCATTGTACCTGCCCCCCTGCCTCTCCGAATAGAGCAAATTTGTGTGACAGTCCCAGGCACCTTCTGTCCTTGTACCCGCTTGATCAGCTCTAGTACTTATAACTGCACTatcagcagagagagagagatgcaggacATATGAACCCAGGAATTAAGAAGTATGGCATTTCCAGCCTGCCCATTTCCACCCTATCCTATATGTTCTCACCTATCcctatttctttccctttgcttcttgCCCTGAGTTTTGAATTTGATTCAATAAACCATGTGACTTGGGCATCTTAATTTGGGATGCAAGCCTTTCTGCTCTGTGACCCCTAGACAGCTTGCCTGGGAATATACTTAGAAGTTACCACTGCAtcagggagcctgtgtggctcagtcggttaagcgtccgactttagctcaggtcatcatctcacagctcatgggtttgagccccgtgtcgggctctgtgctgacagctcagagcctggagcctgctttagattctgtgtctccctcgatcgctgcccctcccccgctcatgctctgtctctctcaaaaataaatgaaaacattaaaaaaaaaaaaaaagttaccattcCATCAAGCTAATTTCCCACATTCATGGTGTCTTGCAGAGTGCCTTGTCCATAGCCCTAACAAAAACACGTCATAATTCCACCTGCAGCCACTAATTTATTACTAAACAAGTTCTTAAATCTTCCTAATTCCCAAATAAGTAGACTGTTACATGATTTCAGTACCATCTCTCTTACCTGTAAGACAGTACTGTCTGCAAAGCCAAAGCCATCCTTCAACAAGGCTGTGATGTAACTGAGATCCATGCATAGGAAAGGACTGCCTGAGGCGAAGTTTTCCAAGTTATCACACactgaaagggagagagtgaagaGTGGAATTCAAGTTTGAGGCTAACTGACAAGTGTAGGATTTTCTCAAAATACACACTTAGGATAAGCAAAGCAGAATTCTCCATTTGGCTAGCACCTGGGAGTCTTAAAGACTACAACTGTGCACTGACAACCTCTGTAAGGCCACGGTGTTTAAGAATTTGCACATTTCTgatgtcacatcttctttactcaaAGGTGCCTGGGATCCTGGTTTATTTGCTAAATTTCTATTATCTGTTGTTGGGGCTTAATTCAACTAAGTCCCTTACCTATTATTAATGCTAAGgcccagaagacagagaaataccAGTAGCCCTACTTTGGGGCCAGTGGATAAGAGCATTTATCTGTATTTCCATGGATGCTCTCAAAGAAGCCGTTGTGGCTATTTCCCATATATTTTGGTGCTCAGTATTTCATTAACACTGATAAcactatttcaattaaaaaaaaaaaaaaaggaagagcaccatacataaaaataaactcaaactagatcaaatacctaaatgtgagacctaaaactgtaaaactcttaaaacaaaacagacaggAATCTCTTGGACACgggccttagcaacatatttatggatatatctccccaggcaagggaaacaaaaacaaaaataaactcttgggactacatcaaattaaaaaccttttgcaaagcaaaggaaaccattgacaatacaaaaaggcaacttactgaatagaagatatttgcaaatggtacaCCCAGTAAGGGgctgtatccaaaatatataaagaacttacacaacttgACACCAAAGAAACAGAcaatcctatttaaaaatgggcaaaggcacTCCATTTATGGTAACTTGATATCACAGCAAGAGAAAACTGATATAACAGGGTtcttaggtggctcagtgggttaagcatccaactttggatcaggtcatgatctcctggttctgagtttgagccctgtgtcaggttctgtgctgacaactcagaacctagggtctactttggattctgtgtgtgcctctcctctcccccctctctctcaaaaataaacattaaaaaaaaaaaaaacagatacagcttatttttctttagtgacGATTTAATACAGTTTGACattaacttttatatataaagtgttcataattttaggactgttttatATGCTAGTGTTATTAGcctttacctattttatttttattatctatttataatGCAAATAATGTTAAGTTTATTATTCCATCCATTAACTTTATAGATGATGCCTTTTCCCATatacaaattttgttttgttttcaatcacGTCAACCtctaccatcattttttttttaattttttttttcaacatttttatttatttttgggacagagagagacagagcatgaacgggggaggggcagagagagagggagacacagaatcggaaacaggctccaggctccgagccatcagcccagagcctgatgcggggctcgaactcacagaccgcgagatcgtgacctggttgaagtcagacgcccaaccgactgcaccacccaggtgccccatctaccATCATTTTTAATGCAGTCTCAATCTTAAAACTTGTCTAAATAATCTAATTTTATCACATGTAGTCATACTTccatataattttcaaatgtttaaaatttatgttttagtaTTTCATGCAATATGTGAATTGTACAAAAAAGTATAATTTGCTTATATTATCCACTTTAGGAGAAACACATCTTTACTaaactatttgaaaaagaaaatgggcaaaggaactgaatagacattcttccaaggaaaacatacagatagccaacagacacgtgaaaagatgctcacttctttttttttaattttttttttcttcaacgtttttatttatttttgggacagagagagacagagcatgaacgggggaggggcagagagagggagacacagaattggaaacaggctccaggctctgagccatcagcccagagcccgacgcggggctcgaactcacggaccgcgagatcgtgacctggctgaagtcggacgcctaaccgactgcgccacccaggcacccaaaagaTGCtcacttcttactagacatgtttcaagaggcaagggaaacaaaagcaaaaatgaactattgggacttcatcaagataagtgaaggaaacaatcaacaaaactaaaaggcagcctacagaatgggagaagatacctgCAAATGACATCCCCAATAAAGGgttcgtatccaaaatctataaagaatttatcaaactcaacacccaaacaccaaataatccagttaagaaatgggcagaaccatgaatagacattttcccaaagaagacatccagatggctgacagacacatgaaaagatgctcaacatcgctcatcagtgaaatacaaatcaaaaccatgatgagataactcacacctgtcagaatggctaaaattaacaacacaagaaataacaactgttggcaaggatgcagaggaagggtgggaatgcaaactggtgcagccactctggacaacagtatagaggttcttcaaaaggttaaaaatagaactaccttatgatccagcagttgtactcctaggtatttacccaaagaatacaaaaatactaattcgaagggatacatgcaccccaatcttatagcagcattatctacaatacccaaattatggaattatggaaacagccaaattatggaaacagcccaaatgtccactgacctatgagtggataaagatgatgtgatatatattgatatatatatatcacacacacacatctatataatagagtattactcagccatcaaaaagaatgaaatcttgccatttatgacatggatggagctacagagtattacgctaagtaaagtaagtcagtcagaaaaagacaaatatcataggatttcacttatatgtggaacttaagaaacacaacagatgaacatatgggagagggtaaaaaaaagagagagggaaacaaaccataagagacttttatgggtcagagggttgatggagggaggtgggtgggggatgggctagatgaatgatggatactaaggagggcacttattatgatgaggacggggtgttgtatgtaagtgatcaatcactgatttctactcctgaaaccaatattgcactgtatgttaattaactagagtttaaattaaaatttgaaaagaaaaaagaaaagatgctcaacataactcatcaccagggaaatgcatatcaaaaccataatgaggtatcacttcacaccaatcagaatggctaatatcaaaaaagaaataagaagtgttagcaaggatgcggagagaagggaaccctcatgtactgttggtaggGATGTAAACTGGCAGTGCTACTGTGGataatagtatggaggttcctcaaaaaattaaaaatagaaataccatatgatctagtaattcttttactgcttatttacccaaagaaaatgaaaacactaattcaaaaagatataagcACCTCTGTAtatactgtagcattatttacaacagccaacttatggaagcagcccaagtgtccactggtagatgaatggataaagaagaggtggtgtgtgcgtgcacacacatcaatggaatattactcagccataaaaaaagaatatcttggggcgcctgggtggctccgtcggttaggcgtctgacttcagctcgggtcatgatcccacagttcgtgggtttgagccccgcatcaggctctgtgctgacagctcagagcctggagcctgtttcatattctgtgtctccccctctctctctgacccacccctgttcatgctctgtgtctctctgtctcaaaaatcaataaacgttaaaaaaaaatgtttaaaaaaaaaaaaatcttgccacttgGGACAACATGAacagacctagagggtattatgctaagtcacacagatatgatttcacttacatgatttcacttatatgtaaatttcaaaacaaCCCAAGACacatgaacaaataaagaaaaaactgaactCTTAAATAGACAGAACTGgttgttgccagaggggagatgggtgggggaatgggcaaaatagatgaaggagattaagaggtacaaaattctagccgtaaaataaataagtcacagagatgaaaattacACCATAGGGAATACACTCAATAGtactgtaataatgttgtatggagACAGATCATGACTATATTAtcgtggtgagcactgggtaatgtacagaattgttgaatctatatgttgtacacctaaaactgatataaaattgtatgtcaattatacttcaataatagggggaggggcgcctgggtggcgcagtcggttaagcgtctgacttcagccaggtcacgatctcgcggtccgggagttcgagccccgcgtcaggctctgggctgatggctcggagcctgaagcctgtttccgattctgtgtctccctctctctctgcccctcccccgttcatgctctgtctctctctgtcccaaaaataaataaaaacgtggggaaaaaaaaataatagggggaaaaaaggaagaaaggaagaaatatagaaagaagaaaaggttttCATCATTTCCCCAAAGCTTCTTGTATTCCCATGGTTTTCTATGCCACTTGATGCTTTTAACTCCTGGCAAAAACATGAAACCAGCCTTCTGAGCGGCTGGCTTTCTGCTGACTGTGGTGCTTTGGGTCACTTTAAGGTCATTAGAGTTGGCAGGCACAGCCTCATGGACTCGCCTTCAAGGGTTCCCACTGGCACTTAccttcccttgcttttctttcaaaatcttcAACTTTTAAAACACCCCCTGTTTCATAATCTAAAATGAAACAGTAGCTGATGTCAAAAAGCCTTCAAGGAAACATAAGGAAATTCATCCTAGTgaaatttataataatgaaaaactaaaGTAAATTTTTACTAGAAGTAAAATTTCCAACATTACAAGATGGGATAAACAAACATGACATATCCATACAACACAATCTATGTGGTCtaattcatttataattattctatgtatatttaaccacaataaaaaatgacctattaaaaaaacccagaaaataggaaattaaCTCATATCTCAGGCCATGACAGATCACATACATACATTGATTCACAGAACCAACAAAAAGCAATACTATtgtgataagaaaataaaagttataaaggGGGAGGAGAAAACTTTTTGGCGTAATggatatattattttgaatttgttgatgGCTTAATGGGTATACAGATATGTcaaaacaataaattatacactttaaatattcacattttatgttgattatacctcaataaaaatgtaaaaaaaaaaaaaaagatttcatatgTATTTGCTTAGGCCACTTTCTAGCTCCAAAAGATTCTAAATCATATTCATCCTTCCATTGCGGTGACTAAGGTCATTCAATAGCCAGCAATGGAGAAGAAGTAAGGTGATCACTCATGatgaagcatttaaaattttccttttctccctttcccttccccaccacaGGTTTGCCCAGCTTCCTCCCTAGACTGATACCTGGAGTAAACTTACCAATCATGTCTGTGTCAACAGCACGATCATAATAGTAAGAGAAAGCATAGAAGGAACTTCTCTGGACCTCATCTGGCTGGTGAAGTTTTCCTTGGACCACCCTCAGCACTTCAGTGTAGCAGGGCTCAAATCCCATTTCCCCTGCCAGGGCAAGAGTGTACAGGCACAATGTGAGAAAAATAAGAGCTCTCTGGAGCCAACAAAGAAACAGCAGGAGGATCAATGAAAGCAGATGCTGGGGCTGAGGACAAAGGGCTTACAAAGCTGAGCAAACTTCCACAGTCCTGTCACTCTGGAGGAAAGGTACCTGCTTCCCCATGGCAGCTCCCCTCCCTAACCCGTGTTCACCAAAATAGCCATACCTAACCTGAAGCTACTGCCTAGCCTTACATGCCATGGTATTCATGAGGAGCATCCAGAAGGCTCACCTGCTTCCTTCACTGGAAAAATTGAGTTTTTTATCTTGACTTTAAGGTCTCTGCTTTTTATAATACCTGAGATGAATTCTTTTTCTCATGGTCTcagttttaaatgtatataatattatttaaaaagctaaacaatggggcgcctggctggctcagttggctaagaggttgactcttgattttggctcagatcatgagatCAATTCCTGCATCAGGTCCTGTGCTaacagtgttgagcctgcttgagattctctttctctccttctctctctgcccctctcatgctcatgctgtttctgtctctctcaaaataaatacacttaaaaaataaactttaaaaaagtaaaaaaaaaaaaggggctcctgggtggcttagtcggtgaagcgtccgactttggctcaggtgatgatcttgcggtccgtgggttcgagccccacgtcgggctctgtgctgacagctcagagcctggagcttgtttcagattgtgtgtctccctctttctctgaccctcccctgttcatgctctctgtctcaaaaataaataaatgtttaaaaaacatttttttaagtaaaaaaataaaataaaaagctaaacatTAACTGAATTTGAAATAGTGTTCCTCCTTGCTGAGGGCATCAGACCTAGGCTACGAACAGGCTTCTAATGGGTCTACAACACTTGGGCAGGGAAAgagcaggacagagagacagtgccTTGTTCACTGTCACTTCATACTATTCCTTAAAGGCATACCAAGATCTATTTGGAATGAGTCCCTGCAAAAGACAAGCTTCTCTTAAGTTCTGAAAAACATCTCCTGTGGGACTTTTCCAGACTTCTACTGTAAAGGTAATTTCAACCAGTGAAAAAACATCACTTGCCTTCTTTGTTGCCACCATAATGGTATTTCACGCCCCCAAAGATCCACTCTGCTTCCAACCATCTTGGTAGACAGGCACTTCGGAAAGTGTGTCCATCAATCCCTGAAAGAAGCGAGACCACGAAGTAAGAAGcaagggtgtgtgtatgtgtgggagagagagagacagagagatagaatgtgtgaaagacacatgcacacacaaatgcaAGAAGACAGTAAGGTTGAAAGGAATTACCAAAGTAGGTAGTTCCATGACTGAGTCCTATGACAGGAATTCTTAACTCAGGGTTCATAGATGGGCTTTGTGGGGTTGGTGAACCTCCTGAAACTATAAATTTTTGTGCATATGCGTATTTGGCAGAAAGGTTCATGGTTTTTATCACATCTCAAAGAAACCCAAAACCTACAATGGAATATGTTCcctcctttctaaaaaaaaaaaaaaggtaggggcacctgggtggctcagtcagttaagctccgacttcatctcaggtcatgatctcatggtttgtgggttcgagccttgtgtcgggctctatactgacagctcagagcctggagcctgcttcggattctatgtctccttctctctctgcccctcccccccacaaataaataaacattaaaaaaagaatttttttttttttttacattttaaaaaggtaaaaaatacgCTTCTACTTTTCTCACAGTAATAGTTTACTGCGAGCCAGGCAGGCACcatagaaaatacattaaatgcaaaatctcagataaagggaggaaagaggcacagaaaggttagcTAACTTGCCCAAAATCAAAAAGCTGGCTGAAGCCAGTTCCACCTGACCCCAAAAGCTGAGATCTTAAACGTTCAACCACGTTGAAAGAGATGAATAAAGTTGTTCAGTTACTCCATCTTGCAAGTGGACTGCACCCTTGCAGTGGGTGCTTCTTGCAAGTGGACTGCTTCCTGCACCCCCCACGTAAAACTAACGGCTTGAAAAAGCTTCTGCCAAATTCACTCTTCAAACCATGAATTTCTGCACACTTCAGCCTTCTGGTCACAGGCTGTTCCCCCTATATATATAGCCTTCATTCCAGAAATGGCTAATAATATATACCAAAACTACTGAACACAAcataaagtagaaaagaaatttgCTATTATCAGGTCCAGTATACAACACATGCTTCCTAATTTGGCGTAAAGCTTTCCTCCACAGAATCACTGTCAAGAAAGGGGAAAGGCAAGCTGAATACTGATGTCATTCTCACCATACCCCAACCAGCACAGGTACCCAGACGAACCTTCTGTTTCCAGGGCTCCCAGGGTTGCTAGTCTTGCAGCTTTTAATCCAAATCCCAAGTAACTGTAAAATATAGGATTGACTAATTTCATGTTGGTCCTGAAGCTCTCCAACCTAAAGCTACCTCTTTCCAAAGTAGcatggtttctgtgtctccctctgaggGAGGAAAACCTCGTTCTCTGCAACCTCTTCATCTTGTGTGGACAAGTGGTACTTTCTGCAGTTTAGGTCAAGGCCATCCAGAACTTTCCATGCCTATGATTTAAAGGCCAGAGATAGTGACACTTCGTACAGTCCGACCTTGGGAACCATCCCCAGAAAAGCTCTCATTATCTTAGCTTCCAGCCCCAATGTGATCAAATCCACGGCCAGATTTAGAACATCTGAAAGCAAACTCAAAGGAATTGGTACAGAGCTTTGGCTGAAGTTTCTCCAAGTGTTCTCTCTACAGAAAACTTTTAACTCTTTAAGTTATACACTTCTGAGGCCAAGAAAGGAGAAATCTCTTGGGTCCTTGAGCTATGGTTTCAGTTATTAGACCTTTGCAGATTGGCAAAAACTTTGTGAGGCTGGTCAGATGCAGTAACAGATGTCAAAATGCTTTGGAAAGTTAGGAGAATCATACAACATGAAATATTATTCCTCCATGTCCCCCTCCTCACCTATGTGTATAGAGCTTATAAGTGCTGTTAAACATCTCAAATGAAGTGAGGTAGCCCCTAGGGGTTTGTTCCAGGGTCTTCTGCAaatcagaaaaagcaaaaagactaTTCAGGATCTGCAAGCGTTTGGAGGTGTTACCACCAccatccctgtccctcccccaagaaatcagaaaagaaacacagactaAGCTGTTAATCTCAAAGGGATGGAGGAATCAAAGGGACTCTGAACAATGAGGGAGCAAGGGGAAGTACACCCAGTTATTAACTGACTTCACTCAGACTATTTGTGGTAGAGCTGCTGTCCTAAAATGGGGTACCACTTTCTTGGCACCATGATATGCTTGCCAAGTGGGTTGCTAACCAGACCTTCATATAAATGACTCACCTTAAACTGGGGTAGGAATGTGATTTGGGTGGAGGCCCCCCCGAGGTCCAGGGTCCCCACAGTTTCCCGGCTCTGGCCATGCAGCTGACCTGTGAATGAGAGCCAGCTCTGAATATCTTCTGCTTCCCGGACAGCTCAACACTCCTCTGTCTGCAATCTCTGTCCTGCTCTTGTATATTGCAGGTGTTTCATAAGTATTCCACTGCTCCCTGGTCCCGAAGGGTATAGGTGAATGCTAACCTAGAAGGATTCTTGCTGTAGCTGAGGCCTTGAAGACAGGTATAAACAGTAACCTCTTatagtttctttccttcctttctttttttttaaagcacaatacaagcaaaatgggatttttttttgctcGGACCCTCATGTGAAACCCAGTTAATATCTTAGAATAAACTTGAGAATGTATTACCTGTCAGAAAATTCACAGTAACCCAAGCTAATATAcctgaaagacagagaaaaacaaggatTACATCTCAAGAGCATTTTTCCCTAATCTTCCTCgaccccagttttgtttttttctgtaaattttgtgTCTAAAACACGTATTCCTTCTCCCTGTCCTTCAATTTCCTGTTATCCCATCCCTCCTTGTGTGTTTCTCCTCATTTAGTTCCTTTTACTTCAGCACCTCCACCTCTGTTCCCAGTTCctttaatcaaaatatttagtAACCCTGGCCCACTCCCCCCAGAACATGTACTAACACCTCTCCCACCTTCATAAGATCCATCCATGATGCTAACACTGTCATTTGGTACCAGGAAAGGTGACTTCTTGAAGATTTCTCTTAcctaaagaaaaagggaaaaaacctGGATTCCCTAAGGCAATAAAgatttccatactttggctatatCGTATAAGGTTTAGAAAACTACACTCttcattttcctaaataaaattttagaacacatttctatctatctatctatctatctatctatctatctatctatctatctatctatctatttagaaagagagagagagagaatgaacagaggaggggcagagaaaggggcacagaggatccaaagcggactctgagatcggctctgtgctgacagcagaaagcccaatgtggggctcgaactcacaacccctgagatcatgagctgagccgaagttggacgcttaactgactaaaccacccaggcaccccagcagaaCTCATTCCTTTTGTCTAAAAAACCAGAGAAGGGAACTACACAAACCATTGTCGGTttcttgtaaaaacaaaaacacagggaTTACTCTGACTTTAAAGTAAATCTCAaccaggggaacctgggtggctcagtgggttaagtgtctgacttcagctcaggtcaggatcttaaggtttgtgagtttgagcctcacattgggctctgtattgacagcacagagcctgcttggatcctctgtctccctctctctctgcccctcccctgttcatgctctctctcaaaaataaacataaaaatttttaaaaaataaataaatctcaacCGCTGTCTACATTTATAGGTGAACTGGACCTAAGAAAGGGCATACATTTGACTCTTTCAGCTCAAATTAggatcctgtattttttttaaaaaaaacaccttattaATTTTGCCTGGGCACACTGGAGGCTAAGAGGACCTTTTCCCACTTCATTTCTTAGATGACAAGATAAACAGATGGTAGAGAAGAGTTGGGCCTGGGCAGCTCCTGAGGCTACAGAAACATTTCTTCTGCTCTCCCATCAAATTCTGCCAGGTCTTTGCCCTTGCGGGTAAAGAGGACTCATGTCCACGGGCTGGAGTACTCTGCTCTCAGCCCCTGTTAGATTCTGGCACATGGCTGAGGCCTCAAGAGTCCAGAGACCCCAGGTCTAGACTTATTTATCCTATTTTAGGAAATGAGAATTAATATCTCTCACACACTCTTGACTCTCCACAAATAGAGGTCAATTATATGGGtgttatgtcttatttttttttttttatatgattatcatgaggcagagggagacttCCAAACAGGAATAGAAAGAACTCTGGTCTACTGGCTGTTTTAATTCCTGATAGGATGAAACACTTCATGTGGTGACCTCTGGACCCTGTTTCATCCAGGAAAACCCAGTGATCTAT
Protein-coding regions in this window:
- the ENTPD5 gene encoding ectonucleoside triphosphate diphosphohydrolase 5 isoform X3 encodes the protein MATAWRAAFLMLVTSCVCSTVFHRDQRTWFEGVFLSSMCPINVSASTLYGIMFDAGSTGTRIHVYTFVQKIPGQLPILEGEIFDSVKPGLSAFVDQPKQVREIFKKSPFLVPNDSVSIMDGSYEGILAWVTVNFLTGQLHGQSRETVGTLDLGGASTQITFLPQFKKTLEQTPRGYLTSFEMFNSTYKLYTHSYLGFGLKAARLATLGALETEGIDGHTFRSACLPRWLEAEWIFGGVKYHYGGNKEGEMGFEPCYTEVLRVVQGKLHQPDEVQRSSFYAFSYYYDRAVDTDMIDYETGGVLKVEDFERKAREVCDNLENFASGSPFLCMDLSYITALLKDGFGFADSTVLQLSKKVNNIETGWALGATFHLLQSLGISH
- the ENTPD5 gene encoding ectonucleoside triphosphate diphosphohydrolase 5 isoform X4, encoding MATAWRAAFLMLVTSCVCSTVFHRDQRTWFEGVFLSSMCPINVSASTLYGIMFDAGSTGTRIHVYTFVQKIPGQLPILEGEIFDSVKPGLSAFVDQPKQVREIFKKSPFLVPNDSVSIMDGSYEGQLHGQSRETVGTLDLGGASTQITFLPQFKKTLEQTPRGYLTSFEMFNSTYKLYTHSYLGFGLKAARLATLGALETEGIDGHTFRSACLPRWLEAEWIFGGVKYHYGGNKEGEMGFEPCYTEVLRVVQGKLHQPDEVQRSSFYAFSYYYDRAVDTDMIDYETGGVLKVEDFERKAREVCDNLENFASGSPFLCMDLSYITALLKDGFGFADSTVLQLSKKVNNIETGWALGATFHLLQSLGISH
- the ENTPD5 gene encoding ectonucleoside triphosphate diphosphohydrolase 5 isoform X2, which translates into the protein MATAWRAAFLMLVTSCVCSTVFHRDQRTWFEGVFLSSMCPINVSASTLYGIMFDAGSTGTRIHVYTFVQKIPGQLPILEGEIFDSVKPGLSAFVDQPKQGAETVQGLLEVAKDSIPRSHWKRTPVVLKATAGLRLLPEHKAQALLFEVREIFKKSPFLVPNDSVSIMDGSYEGQLHGQSRETVGTLDLGGASTQITFLPQFKKTLEQTPRGYLTSFEMFNSTYKLYTHSYLGFGLKAARLATLGALETEGIDGHTFRSACLPRWLEAEWIFGGVKYHYGGNKEGEMGFEPCYTEVLRVVQGKLHQPDEVQRSSFYAFSYYYDRAVDTDMIDYETGGVLKVEDFERKAREVCDNLENFASGSPFLCMDLSYITALLKDGFGFADSTVLQLSKKVNNIETGWALGATFHLLQSLGISH
- the ENTPD5 gene encoding ectonucleoside triphosphate diphosphohydrolase 5 isoform X1; protein product: MATAWRAAFLMLVTSCVCSTVFHRDQRTWFEGVFLSSMCPINVSASTLYGIMFDAGSTGTRIHVYTFVQKIPGQLPILEGEIFDSVKPGLSAFVDQPKQGAETVQGLLEVAKDSIPRSHWKRTPVVLKATAGLRLLPEHKAQALLFEVREIFKKSPFLVPNDSVSIMDGSYEGILAWVTVNFLTGQLHGQSRETVGTLDLGGASTQITFLPQFKKTLEQTPRGYLTSFEMFNSTYKLYTHSYLGFGLKAARLATLGALETEGIDGHTFRSACLPRWLEAEWIFGGVKYHYGGNKEGEMGFEPCYTEVLRVVQGKLHQPDEVQRSSFYAFSYYYDRAVDTDMIDYETGGVLKVEDFERKAREVCDNLENFASGSPFLCMDLSYITALLKDGFGFADSTVLQLSKKVNNIETGWALGATFHLLQSLGISH